Part of the Phycisphaerae bacterium genome, GCGTCCAGCAGAAAATCCATCGCCGCCCAGCGAATCCGGCGAAACCGTCGCTTTGCAAGAATATGAATCAGGATGGGGCCGGCCACTGCACCGGCGCCGGCCGCCATCGTCGGATTCATCAGGAAGCTGGACAACCACCCAATCAAGGATCGCGCTCCTTCGCCATTTACGTTCTCTCCGGCAGGTCGATCGTGCCGGTCGAGTCATTGGACGCACTGATTTAAGCGCGTACCGTGTCGCGGCGCATTCTCAATTTTTCGTCTTCATCCGCTTCATCCGCGCCGCGAGGAATCCGCGCAGCGCCACATCCAGGGGATCCATCGTCGAGAGTTCCACGAATTCGATTCTGCTGTTCGTACAGCGTGACCGCAATCGTGAAATATGGGCATCAAGCGCCGACAAATAGCCGCGTCGAAGTGTCTGCGGATCGACGAGCGTATGCAGGTCGGGGGATTCAATGCCCTCGAACAGCGTGTTATCCTGAAAGGGAAACTCCCTTTCGTCATAATCGAGGACATGAAGGACCAGCACTTCATGATTTGCGAACCGAATGCGCTCCAGCGCCGACGCGATGTCCTCGGCATCAGCCAGAAGGTCGGAAATGACGATGACCAGACTTCGACGAGCCAGCTTTCCAGTGAGATCGGCGAACAGCCGTTTTCCGTTGGTCCCGTGCTCGAGCCGCGCACGGTCGATTTGATCGATCAACTCTCTGAGGTGCACCTGATTCGAAAGTGCCGGCATGTTGACACGTACTTCATCGTCAAACAGAACGAGTCCCGCGGCATCCTGCTGATGCACCATCAGGTATCCGAGCGAGGCCGCCAGCGTCGCGGCATACTCAAACTTGGTCATTCGGCCTTCCGACAGGTCCTGCTCCGGATAACGCATTGAAGCCGAGCAATCGAGCAGAAGGTGCGCGCGCAGGTTCGTTTCCTCTTCGTATTGCTTCACGAAGAACCGATCAGAGCGGCCGTACACGCGCCAGTCGAGATGCCGCAGGTCGTCGCCGGGAGAGTATTCCTTGTACTGCGCGAATTCGACTGAATAGCCCTGATACGGGCTGCGATGCATGCCGCTGATGAAACCTTCCACCACATGGCGCGCGCGAAGCTCCAGATCGCCGATCCTCGCAAGCACATCAGGTCGAAGGTATTTCAGGGCGGTCGTTTCGTTCATTGTCTCACTCGCGGCTTCAACGTCGTCTGCATCCCATGTCGAATCCGACTGAGGCATTCGCGCCCAAACGCGCCGATTCCCGTCAACTTGCTGGCGCGACGGTCAGCCCTGGATTGCCTCCTTGAGGCGGGCGTCCGCAAGAAGACCGCCCTCGTGCGGCTGAAAGGTCTCCAGCAGGTCCGTGACAAAACGATCCGTCGTGTACCCTTCCGCCTGAGCCGCAAAGTTCATCACGACGCGGTGCCGCAGCACCGGCGCGGCCAGCGCCCGGATATCCTCCATCGCCACATGATTCTGTCCGCGAAGCGCCGCCCGCGCCTTCGCGCCGACAATCAGAAACTGCACGGCTCGCGGCCCCGCGCCCCATGCAACACGTTCCTTCACCCCGCGCACGGCGAGCGCCTCGCCGGGCCGTGTCGCACGAACAAGATCCAGGGCATACTTGATCACGGCCGGCGCGGCGGGAATGCGCCGGACCACGGATTGAAGAGCCTGAATCTCCGCGCCGCTGATGATCGACTGCACGTCGGTGGTGTATTCACCCGATGTCTTCGTGGCGATCTCCAGTTCCTCCTCGTAGCTCGGATAGCCGATTTGCACCTTGAACATGAATCGATCCTGCTGCGCTTCCGGCAGCGGATAAGTGCCCTCCTGCTCAATCGGATTCTGTGTCGCCAGGACGTAGAACGGTGGTTTAAGCTCATGTCGCACGCCGCCCACGGTCACCTGTCTTTCCTGCATGCACTCGAGCATTGCGGCCTGAGTCTTCGGCGGCGTCCGATTGATTTCATCGGCCAGCACTACATTCGCGAACACCGGGCCCGGCAGAAATCGGAATACCCGACTACCGGTCGACTTGTCCTCAGTGATCACCTCCGTGCCCGTGATATCGCTCGGCATCAGGTCCGGCGTGAACTGGATTCGGTTGAACGAAAGCGAAAGGCAGCGCGCAAGACTGGATATCATCAGTGTCTTCGCCAATCCGGGAACGCCTTCAAGAATGCAGTGACCTCCGGCAAACAGCGCGACCAGCAGTTGCTCGACCACGTCATCCTGGCCGACGATCACCTTTCGCAGTTCCTCGCGAAGGCGTTTGTATGAATCCCGTAGCTTCTCGACCGCGGCGACGTCGTTGCTCCAGTCCGTTGAATTCGGTTCAGCCATGCCAGTCCTTCTTTCTATGGATGTATTCCATCGCTGCCGCATCCGCGCGCCGCCAATGAAAAATCTCTGAACAGCCATTTCGCATTGAAGCGTATGTCAGGAGGATCGCTGGACGCACGGTATTAACAGCAAGCCGATCTGCGGTGTTTCACCGCTGCATAATAGGTAGATTGTTGTAGGGGAGTTGCAGGATAATCAGTGCAATGGCCGTTCCATACACGGTCCCGACGGAATCACCATTCCACGATCCGTCGTCATCCTGGGTGGAAAGCAGAAAGTCCCTCATCTTCGGATAGTATTTGCTCCATTCCTTGTCTCCCGCAAGGTACATCACCTGCGACAGATAAAGGTGTGCATAAAAAAAGTGTCCCCACACGCCCTGTTGAGACTGGCCATAGCCGATCTCGCGTTTGCAGTAGCGAAGCGCCTTCAATGCCTTCGGATCGTCATAAAGCCCCGCATTGAACCAGCATGCGACCGCGGCGGCCGTGATCGGCGGACGCGAACCCACCATCCCGACGCGATACGCGATCCCGCCGTCCGGCTGGATGGACTTTTCGAGGTATTTCATCGCATTATTAATGACTTTCTTCGGCACTGCGACGCCCGCGTTTCGAGCGGCGCGAAGCGCCTGAACCTGCGTGACCGTCACACTGCCTTCGTCACCGCCCATGTCGGGTGTGTACAGCCAGCCGCCAAGCCTGCTTTGCGACCGGTCCGTCAGTTCCACGCCTTTCTGCAGGACACGGCGAATCCGCTCCATCCGCTCCGGATCCTCTTCGGTTCCCATTACTTCGGAAAGAAACAACATCCCAAATCCATGCCCGTACATCGATCGTGTTTCTTCATCATTGCCGGGACGACAGATCAGACCGTCGCGCTGAGCCGAATCGAGTACATAGGTGACGGCCTTTCTCAGATTCTTCGCATATTGGCCTTCGGTCGGAGTGCTTCCCGAAGCAAGAGTCGCCATGCCGGCAAGCGACGTCATCGTGACAGGATACGTACCCATCGTGCCGGAGTCTCGATATGATCCGTCGGAGCTTTGTCGCGAGGCAAGGTACTTCAGAGCCTTCTCGATCGCCTCTTCGGTCTTTTCCGTCACCATCGGGGGGCGTTGGGGCGGCATTTGAGCAATCGCCGTGACGCGCGTTCCCGTCAAAGCGACCAGCATCGCCGCCAGCCTCACGATGAAGATCCGCGTTCGCTTATGCCTCTCAGTCATTGATCTGCCCCATTCCGGGTTTCGTCCTTCGCCTTCGGAGCCATCATGCCGGCATCGCTCAGCACGAAAAATCCTTCCGGCGCGACACACACAATTCGATCATTCAACACAATGACATCAATCAAACGGCGAGAGGCATTCAACGGCGACGTGGCCGCCAGACGCTCGTCACCCAACTGGCCCTCCGCAAATTCGTACGGCCTGATTGACAACAGTCGCCCTGTTGATTTATCGATGAGCTCCAGTTTGGGAGGCAGCATCGGATCGAACTCCGGCACGAACCGCTGAATCCGACGACCACCGAGGTCCGGCGGCATCGCATTTCGGACAGCGGCGACGAAATGTGGCGATGCCCGCAACATCTGACGGCTGATCGTCGCAAGCGGCCCCAGGTCACGCCGCCAGGGCAATTCGGCCGGATCGAGCGGAAACGACTCGAGCACAAATTCCGGTGGGCTCTCATCCTTTCGGGTGAACAATACCAACCGGCCGCCACCCGAACCCTGAGTCGAAGCGTCAAGCACCGCGTCGATCGGCGGCATGGACAATCCGGCTGTCGACCAGCGACGGGCAATTTCGCCCGTTTCAACCCGCACGAGCGCGAAACCGGCCGTCCCATGCGAAACGCCCGCCCACTCGTGACCAAGTTCGAATACACCATTGATCATGTCGCCGAATTCGCGATCCGGCCAAACGCTCTTGCCGGTCTTTGAATCGACACCGATCAATCGGCTGCCAACGCTCCGCACCACGACATCACCAATAATCGCCAGATGGACATCCGACTCCGAGCTTTCAACACTCCCCGCATCAGCAGTATCTTCTCCCGGAACGAGTGAATACTCTGCCCGCACTCGGCCGCTCCCCAGATCGATCACAAACACCTTGATCGCATTTCGATCGACGGCAATCAGGGAGCCACCGTCGATTTTCATCGAGCGAAGCGAATGCCGGGGCCAGCTTCGCCGCCAGATCGGACCGTTGTCATCGCGAGCGTAGGCGGCGACGAGTGTATGCGGGTCGCTTGCGACGACCACGATGCCGTCCGCTCCGGCGACCGCCGGCGACGGAAGCCGTCCCATGCCCTGCTCGAGCGAAATCTGCGGCCACATGAACCGTCCGGAAGCCAGCCCCACCGCACACACCTGCACCGGCGTCGCGAGCACCGCAACTCTGCCGCAAATCGCAGCGTCGTAGGCATTGGCCTCACGCTGTTCAATCTGCGGCATCGAATCCTCAAGTGGACTTCGCTGCGAGCTCACCCAGCAGTCCGGCTGATCGACTTCCGCCTTCACATCCAACCCGCGAAGTTCGCCATTTAGTTGAATCGGAATCACCTCGTCGTCCGGATCATTCGGACGTTTCGGATCGTAGAAGGAAGCGCCGTCGCTTGTTTGGAGCCGGTTGGCCTCTGAGGAGATGACTTCGCGCAAGAGACCCAGGCGCGTCGCTTCCACCAGGATCCGCGGCATCGCTCGACCGTTCATCTCCACCGAATCCGGCAACGTCGATCGTATCTCGGCTGCCCAGTCGCTCACGCGAGTGCCTGCCGTCGTCCCCGTCAGTTGAGCCACCGCGGCAGGCAGAGTGTCGCTCCCGAATTCGCGCTCGAGCTCCGCCAGCTTCCGGCGCGCCGATGCGATGTCGGCCGGTAACGAATCGCCCGGGAAACGATAGGCCACGACGAGTCGAAGCAGCGGCTCCAACCGGTCTCGCCGCTCCGGAGCGCGGCGCAATGCGCGCTCGAGGAAAAAGATGCTGGTTTCGTTCTCACCGGATTCCATCGCCGCGTTGGCAATTTCGAGATCAATGTGCCAGCCTCTCGGAATGAACTCCAGCGCATCTGCCAACTGCACCAACCCCGACCGGCCGGATCCACGGCGAGCCGCCCGAATCGCATCATTGATGATTTTGTCCGCGTCCCGGCGTTCTTCGGCATTCATCGAGTTCCACAATCGGCGGAGCTGGTCGCTGAGAAGTACGACCGTCTTCACGCGGAGATTGGGTTCAATCGAAACAGGTTCGTTTCCGATGGATGCCAACTGAGTAAGTCCGAACTGAAAACCGTCCGCAAACCGACCGGCCTCTTCCATGTGCTCGCAGTATGCAATGCACGCGGAAACGCGATCGGATTTCCGCCGTGCCACCGAGACCGCCTGCTCCAGCAGCCCGGTTCGCTCCGCATCCGAAACGTCGGCAGACATCTTCAACAGGGTGCTCACACGCTGATGGGAAATTCGGTCGGCTAAAACATTTTCGGTTTGGGCCTGCTGTTCCCATTGCGAACCATCGGTCGCAGACTGCGGCGTTTGAGCGAGAACACGATCCGCGCGATCCAGGTAACCCATTGCGTCGGACCAGTTTCCCGCGATTGAGGCTAGCCACGACAGGCGAAGAATCGCGTCCATGTCGTTCGGGCTGCGCTCGAGTCGAGCCAGGGCCAATCGCCTCGTCTGCTCGGGATCGGGGAACTTCGCCAGCGTGTCCGCCGACACGCTATAGAGCGCGCCATCCATCGCGAACAGGTTTCCAAGTGCGACATCGGCCGCCGTCGGATCGCCGTCGGGAGCGCCTGTATCCGTCGAGAGCTTAAGCAGGCCCGCATTCGTCGGCACCATCACCTTCTGACCGCAAATGACCGCCCGTCCCGTGGGTTGAAATCTTGATGAACTCCACAACACGTCGCCGGTGCCTAACGACAGGGCCGCAACACGCGAGCCGCCGATGTAGACGCGCTCATCATCCGCACCGATTACATAACGATGACCCTCCCGCTCGTGACGCCAGATTTCGCGGCCATCCTCCAGGTCAAAAGCCCGCAGATAATCCGAATCCTGTGCGCCCAGAATCACGACGCCTCCGGCGATGACCGGCGGCGACGACAACCACTGGTCCGGCTGCGGAACGCCGACTCGATCATCCACCCACCATTGGCCGCCTCGGGCCTGCATATCGGCGAAGCGCTCGAAAGGGTCATATTTCGTCAGCCAGCGCAGGGAAAAATCGTAGGCATCCAATGCGACCAGCAGACCGGCGCCTGTCGGAATGTACAGAGTCCCGTCGTTCAGCGCCGGGGCGAGCACACCGTTCATCGGAAACAGACTGGCCCGGCCCGCCCCCAGCAGAACCTGGCGCACGAGCGTGCCATCCGGCGCCAGCACCGCCAGCATCAGATCGCCGACCTGCCGGTAGGGCACAACCAGATTTGAACCCACCGCAATCGGCGCGGCGCAGAACCGCGCTCCCCGAAGTTCGTCCGTGGTATCGCCGCCCCGGCCCCTGAACCACGTCGCCCTGCCGGTCGATGCCTCATAAGCACGGAGCGTATTGGGCAATGACAAGACTTCGTCACCCAGGTGCGCGTTCGGTGGCGCCGAACCCTCGTTCGTCGGATTCTGCTCT contains:
- a CDS encoding DUF58 domain-containing protein, producing MNETTALKYLRPDVLARIGDLELRARHVVEGFISGMHRSPYQGYSVEFAQYKEYSPGDDLRHLDWRVYGRSDRFFVKQYEEETNLRAHLLLDCSASMRYPEQDLSEGRMTKFEYAATLAASLGYLMVHQQDAAGLVLFDDEVRVNMPALSNQVHLRELIDQIDRARLEHGTNGKRLFADLTGKLARRSLVIVISDLLADAEDIASALERIRFANHEVLVLHVLDYDEREFPFQDNTLFEGIESPDLHTLVDPQTLRRGYLSALDAHISRLRSRCTNSRIEFVELSTMDPLDVALRGFLAARMKRMKTKN
- a CDS encoding MoxR family ATPase translates to MAEPNSTDWSNDVAAVEKLRDSYKRLREELRKVIVGQDDVVEQLLVALFAGGHCILEGVPGLAKTLMISSLARCLSLSFNRIQFTPDLMPSDITGTEVITEDKSTGSRVFRFLPGPVFANVVLADEINRTPPKTQAAMLECMQERQVTVGGVRHELKPPFYVLATQNPIEQEGTYPLPEAQQDRFMFKVQIGYPSYEEELEIATKTSGEYTTDVQSIISGAEIQALQSVVRRIPAAPAVIKYALDLVRATRPGEALAVRGVKERVAWGAGPRAVQFLIVGAKARAALRGQNHVAMEDIRALAAPVLRHRVVMNFAAQAEGYTTDRFVTDLLETFQPHEGGLLADARLKEAIQG
- a CDS encoding terpene cyclase/mutase family protein; translation: MTERHKRTRIFIVRLAAMLVALTGTRVTAIAQMPPQRPPMVTEKTEEAIEKALKYLASRQSSDGSYRDSGTMGTYPVTMTSLAGMATLASGSTPTEGQYAKNLRKAVTYVLDSAQRDGLICRPGNDEETRSMYGHGFGMLFLSEVMGTEEDPERMERIRRVLQKGVELTDRSQSRLGGWLYTPDMGGDEGSVTVTQVQALRAARNAGVAVPKKVINNAMKYLEKSIQPDGGIAYRVGMVGSRPPITAAAVACWFNAGLYDDPKALKALRYCKREIGYGQSQQGVWGHFFYAHLYLSQVMYLAGDKEWSKYYPKMRDFLLSTQDDDGSWNGDSVGTVYGTAIALIILQLPYNNLPIMQR
- a CDS encoding PQQ-binding-like beta-propeller repeat protein, coding for MKARLTGSRHCSSDGAEMLAFVILMALLATRSAPSHAQVQIQVNGPNGNSEFVGARRWGLEPPNDVDAVSWLKRAKEAAAEGDWKLAADTLERVVAQHGDRTVSLDGAHYYSAGQLAEQQIAGWPADGLAAYRVLYDHDASRLYQQATDNYDFDALRLVARRYAMTTIGPDAMNLLSSWLLDRREAREALQLLARMESLPHCRIPKWELLYKQAVAYILSGQRTRASNTIQAMRSLLDGADPTVPPDWPARVERVLRFFEDFGADPQGMTESTVGVWQYRLGPSEWSGRLPAIDPMVSGEMEFKAALPGADRINPGKIAEVSRKRARPPVWQAVSDGTRLFVTGPGGLQARDLATFDLLWQSFPKISSRDPRITEHRMMVNLGGRIQMIDEEESSPRLDQSTTQALFHEYQGEVSTAFGLVFVIEQEAPPEEQNPTNEGSAPPNAHLGDEVLSLPNTLRAYEASTGRATWFRGRGGDTTDELRGARFCAAPIAVGSNLVVPYRQVGDLMLAVLAPDGTLVRQVLLGAGRASLFPMNGVLAPALNDGTLYIPTGAGLLVALDAYDFSLRWLTKYDPFERFADMQARGGQWWVDDRVGVPQPDQWLSSPPVIAGGVVILGAQDSDYLRAFDLEDGREIWRHEREGHRYVIGADDERVYIGGSRVAALSLGTGDVLWSSSRFQPTGRAVICGQKVMVPTNAGLLKLSTDTGAPDGDPTAADVALGNLFAMDGALYSVSADTLAKFPDPEQTRRLALARLERSPNDMDAILRLSWLASIAGNWSDAMGYLDRADRVLAQTPQSATDGSQWEQQAQTENVLADRISHQRVSTLLKMSADVSDAERTGLLEQAVSVARRKSDRVSACIAYCEHMEEAGRFADGFQFGLTQLASIGNEPVSIEPNLRVKTVVLLSDQLRRLWNSMNAEERRDADKIINDAIRAARRGSGRSGLVQLADALEFIPRGWHIDLEIANAAMESGENETSIFFLERALRRAPERRDRLEPLLRLVVAYRFPGDSLPADIASARRKLAELEREFGSDTLPAAVAQLTGTTAGTRVSDWAAEIRSTLPDSVEMNGRAMPRILVEATRLGLLREVISSEANRLQTSDGASFYDPKRPNDPDDEVIPIQLNGELRGLDVKAEVDQPDCWVSSQRSPLEDSMPQIEQREANAYDAAICGRVAVLATPVQVCAVGLASGRFMWPQISLEQGMGRLPSPAVAGADGIVVVASDPHTLVAAYARDDNGPIWRRSWPRHSLRSMKIDGGSLIAVDRNAIKVFVIDLGSGRVRAEYSLVPGEDTADAGSVESSESDVHLAIIGDVVVRSVGSRLIGVDSKTGKSVWPDREFGDMINGVFELGHEWAGVSHGTAGFALVRVETGEIARRWSTAGLSMPPIDAVLDASTQGSGGGRLVLFTRKDESPPEFVLESFPLDPAELPWRRDLGPLATISRQMLRASPHFVAAVRNAMPPDLGGRRIQRFVPEFDPMLPPKLELIDKSTGRLLSIRPYEFAEGQLGDERLAATSPLNASRRLIDVIVLNDRIVCVAPEGFFVLSDAGMMAPKAKDETRNGADQ